In Gossypium raimondii isolate GPD5lz chromosome 12, ASM2569854v1, whole genome shotgun sequence, a single window of DNA contains:
- the LOC105763127 gene encoding SUPPRESSOR OF ABI3-5 isoform X4: protein MFVHLYHRNLYEKSLQRKKERKRKKMDPGRYPVQQGHGWDNNSALEGFPAALDHNYRVGGSYDERRYLDERYSRDNVYPRSNYHRDFLERDNQPPPPAASAGIWSQSRRTTYEEEYPHNRDSRRHQKPYADSYSDMDTFRDHEITSFQDFDKFRDGYRGVDSFRDHEFDRPSRFGGRERDDNSYDDYDYRPRVSHQSRDNSRERDYEYGRHSYDSDYERSSRRDGNWRRRDRDRLSRERDQSPHRRHERSRSRSHGRDDRPRSRSPRSRSHGRSHREDSYDDGRNDKTEKRRDREEKYQREHYSVAPSATVVVKGLSQKTTEEDLYQILAEWGPLRHVRVIKERHSGISRGFAFIDFPSVGAASTMMERIGDDGLVVDGRKLFFEYSKPTGGTGGPFGNDNAAKSGHSVHRGITVPSDWMCTICGCVNFARRTSCFQCNEPRTDDAPAADISLSHSTSLGKKGTDSGPTHVLVVRGLDENADEEMLRYEFSKHAPIKDLRLVRDKFTHVSRGFAFVHFHSVADATKALEATNGTTLEKNGQILRVAYAKSILGPGSGTSGASQSSSLAAAAIEAAAFSQQYDAVGWTPKEYNPDDKQSTSWQEQVVGSVPVQQDGSGLHSGFVWDEASGYYFDAASGFYYDGNTGLYYDGNSGIWYSYDNQSQQYIPCGDQNDNKTPGKQSEPSKGTDGRKVVISAPAATVTSVEKAASLPDAVQAAATAALAAEKKEKEKAKEIKLASKSSILANKKKMNNVLTMWKQRSHEGQATRLTLDENHLSTSSEDRPLQSGQHAKTKVKFDVTGLKESSISSSGVNTTAQAALTGGLESPVKARPVSNSSGGTLMGVIRGSARGVVKSDTPYSGASAGISTSAVGGAEVSSTNSDMPTVMTPFRTDASALGSYTPSTVSASGKRRFSETPVTSTTSKEQSQTAYRDRAAERRNLYGSSSSTGDDLPDPELRNSNRDMAFKKFSSDPMPFPPGVGGGRGVVSDDVQSFEVITAEKAIDEKNVGNQMLRNMGWHEGLGLGKDGSGMKEPVQTQAMDGRAGLGSQTKKLDPSLEVQAGDSYKTVIHKKALARFREMS from the exons atgtttgtgcATTTATATCACAGGAATTTATACGAAAAATCTCTTCAgcgaaagaaagaaagaaagagaaagaaaatggacCCTGGTCGCTACCCTGTTCAACAAGGACATGGATGGGATAATAACAGC GCTCTTGAGGGTTTTCCTGCTGCTCTTGACCACAATTACCG GGTCGGTGGTTCATATGATGAGAGGAGATATCTAGATGAAAGGTACTCGAGGGATAATGTGTATCCAAGAAGTAACTACCACAGAGATTTTCTGGAGAGGGATAACCAACCCCCTCCTCCTGCTGCTTCTGCTGGTATCTGGTCTCAATCAAGGAGGACAACTTATGAGGAAGAATATCCCCACAATCGGGATTCTAGGCGTCATCAGAAGCCTTATGCTGATTCTTATAGTGACATGGATACTTTTCGTGATCATGAGATCACTTCATTTCAAGATTTTGATAAGTTTCGGGATGGCTATCGGGGTGTTGACAGCTTTCGTGATCATGAATTTGACAGGCCCTCTAGGTTTGGGGGACGAGAACGAGATGACAACTCATATGATGATTATGACTATAGGCCACGTGTTTCCCATCAGAGCAGGGACAACAGCCGTGAGAGGGATTATGAATATGGCCGACATAGTTATGATTCTGATTATGAAAGAAGTAGTCGAAGAGATGGCAATTGGAGGAGGCGCGATCGAGATCGCTTGAGTAGAGAGAGAGATCAGAGTCCACATAGAAGGCATGAGAGATCTCGATCACGATCCCATGGACGTGATGATCGTCCTAGATCAAGATCACCTCGAAGTCGAAGCCATGGACGAAGTCATCGTGAGGACAGCTATGATGATGGTCGGAATGATAAAACTGAGAAGCGAAGGGATCGTGAAGAGAAATATCAGCGGGAACATTATTCTGTG GCACCATCTGCTACTGTTGTTGTAAAGGGTCTCTCGCAAAAAACAACTGAAGAAGATCTATACCAGATTCTT GCTGAATGGGGGCCTCTTCGCCATGTTCGAGTGATCAAAGAGCGACATTCTGGAATTTCTCGTGGATTTGCTTTTATCGATTTTCCCTCTGTG GGGGCAGCAAGCACTATGATGGAGAGGATTGGTGATGATGGTCTTGTTGTTGATGGTCGGAAGCTTTTTTTTGAGTACAG TAAGCCAACTGGGGGCACTGGTGGACCTTTTGGTAATGATAATGCCGCGAAGTCGGGCCATTCAGTTCATAGGGGCATCACTGTGCCTTCTGATTGGATGTGCACCATATGTGGATGTGTCAACTTTGCACGGCGAACTTCATGCTTTCAA TGTAATGAGCCACGTACAGATGATGCTCCAGCAGCTGACATATCTTTATCACATTCAACATCCTTAGGAAAGAAAGGAACTGATTCAG GTCCTACTCATGTACTGGTTGTTCGTGGGTTGGATGAAAATGCTGATGAGGAAATGCTCCGTTATGAGTTCTctaaacatgcaccaattaag GATCTTCGCCTTGTTAGAGACAAGTTCACCCATGTGTCAAGGGGGTTTGCTTTTGTTCATTTCCATTCG GTTGCTGATGCCACAAAAGCTCTAGAAGCTACAAATGGAACAACGCTTGAGAAGAACGGGCAAATCTTAAGAGTAGCATATGCAAAGAGTATCCTTGGGCCAGGATCAGGGACATCAGGAGCTTCACAGTCAAGTAGCCTTGCAGCTGCTGCGATTGAGGCAGCAGCGTTTTCTCAACAG TACGATGCTGTTGGATGGACACCGAAGGAATATAATCCAGATGACAAACAGTCTACTAGCTGGCAGGAGCAAGTTGTTGGTTCAGTTCCAGTTCAACAGGATGGTTCGGGGTTGCATTCTGGTTTTGTGTGGGATGAGGCTTCTGGTTACTACTTTGATGCTGCTTCTGGGTTTTACTATGATGGAAATACAg GTCTTTACTATGATGGTAACAGTGGGATCTGGTATTCGTATGATAACCAGTCTCAGCAGTACATACCTTGCGGTGATCAGAATGACAACAAAACACCTGGTAAGCAGTCTGAGCCTTCCAAAGGAACTGATGGTAGGAAGGTGGTAATATCTGCGCCGGCTGCTACTGTCACTTCAGTTGAGAAGGCAGCCTCTTTACCTGATGCAGTTCAAGCAGCTGCAACAGCAGCACTAGCTgcggagaagaaagaaaaggagaaagcaAAGGAGATAAAACTTGCTTCGAAAAGCAGTATCCTGGCtaataagaagaaaatgaataatGTGTTGACAATGTGGAAACAGAGGAGTCATGAAGGGCAGGCCACGCGTTTAACTCTTGATGAAAATCACTTGTCTACTTCATCTGAGGATAGACCTCTGCAATCTGGACAACATGCAAAGACCAAAGTTAAATTTGATGTGACGGGCCTGAAGGAGAGTAGTATATCAAGTTCTGGAGTCAATACAACTGCCCAAGCTGCATTGACTGGGGGTTTGGAGTCTCCAGTCAAGGCAAGGCCTGTAAGCAACAGCTCAGGGGGGACTTTAATGGGAGTAATAAGAGGCTCGGCAAGAGGCGTGGTAAAGTCTGATACTCCATACTCCGGAGCATCTGCTGGAATTTCCACTTCAGCTGTTGGAGGTGCTGAAGTTTCTTCAACCAATTCAGATATGCCCACAGTTATGACTCCCTTTAGGACTGATGCTTCTGCATTGGGTTCTTATACACCTTCAACTGTATCTGCAAGTGGTAAGAGAAGATTTTCTGAAACACCAGTGACTTCTACTACCAGCAAGGAGCAATCTCAAACTGCTTACAGAGACCGTGCGGCCGAGAGGAGGAACTTGTATGGTTCATCATCTTCCACGGGAGATGATCTGCCTGACCCTGAGCTCAGGAATTCAA ATCGAGATATGGCATTCAAAAAATTCTCCTCAGATCCAATGCCTTTCCCACCTGGTGTTGGTGGTGGACGGGGGGTTGTGTCAGATGATGTTCAAAGCTTTGAGGTGATCACAGCAGAGAAAGCAATTGATGAGAAAAATGTGGGCAACCAAATGCTCCGCAATATGGGTTGGCATGAAGGATTG ggaTTGGGGAAGGATGGAAGTGGAATGAAAGAACCAGTACAAACGCAGGCGATGGATGGTAGAGCAGGACTCGGAAGTCAGACGAAGAAGTTGGACCCTAGCCTTGAGGTGCAAGCCGGCGATAGTTACAAAACTGTGATTCATAAGAAAGCACTTGCTAGGTTTCGTGAAATGTCTTAG
- the LOC105763127 gene encoding SUPPRESSOR OF ABI3-5 isoform X3 has protein sequence MFVHLYHRNLYEKSLQRKKERKRKKMDPGRYPVQQGHGWDNNSALEGFPAALDHNYRVGGSYDERRYLDERYSRDNVYPRSNYHRDFLERDNQPPPPAASAGIWSQSRRTTYEEEYPHNRDSRRHQKPYADSYSDMDTFRDHEITSFQDFDKFRDGYRGVDSFRDHEFDRPSRFGGRERDDNSYDDYDYRPRVSHQSRDNSRERDYEYGRHSYDSDYERSSRRDGNWRRRDRDRLSRERDQSPHRRHERSRSRSHGRDDRPRSRSPRSRSHGRSHREDSYDDGRNDKTEKRRDREEKYQREHYSVAPSATVVVKGLSQKTTEEDLYQILAEWGPLRHVRVIKERHSGISRGFAFIDFPSVGAASTMMERIGDDGLVVDGRKLFFEYSSKPTGGTGGPFGNDNAAKSGHSVHRGITVPSDWMCTICGCVNFARRTSCFQCNEPRTDDAPAADISLSHSTSLGKKGTDSGPTHVLVVRGLDENADEEMLRYEFSKHAPIKDLRLVRDKFTHVSRGFAFVHFHSVADATKALEATNGTTLEKNGQILRVAYAKSILGPGSGTSGASQSSSLAAAAIEAAAFSQQYDAVGWTPKEYNPDDKQSTSWQEQVVGSVPVQQDGSGLHSGFVWDEASGYYFDAASGFYYDGNTGLYYDGNSGIWYSYDNQSQQYIPCGDQNDNKTPGKQSEPSKGTDGRKVVISAPAATVTSVEKAASLPDAVQAAATAALAAEKKEKEKAKEIKLASKSSILANKKKMNNVLTMWKQRSHEGQATRLTLDENHLSTSSEDRPLQSGQHAKTKVKFDVTGLKESSISSSGVNTTAQAALTGGLESPVKARPVSNSSGGTLMGVIRGSARGVVKSDTPYSGASAGISTSAVGGAEVSSTNSDMPTVMTPFRTDASALGSYTPSTVSASGKRRFSETPVTSTTSKEQSQTAYRDRAAERRNLYGSSSSTGDDLPDPELRNSNRDMAFKKFSSDPMPFPPGVGGGRGVVSDDVQSFEVITAEKAIDEKNVGNQMLRNMGWHEGLGLGKDGSGMKEPVQTQAMDGRAGLGSQTKKLDPSLEVQAGDSYKTVIHKKALARFREMS, from the exons atgtttgtgcATTTATATCACAGGAATTTATACGAAAAATCTCTTCAgcgaaagaaagaaagaaagagaaagaaaatggacCCTGGTCGCTACCCTGTTCAACAAGGACATGGATGGGATAATAACAGC GCTCTTGAGGGTTTTCCTGCTGCTCTTGACCACAATTACCG GGTCGGTGGTTCATATGATGAGAGGAGATATCTAGATGAAAGGTACTCGAGGGATAATGTGTATCCAAGAAGTAACTACCACAGAGATTTTCTGGAGAGGGATAACCAACCCCCTCCTCCTGCTGCTTCTGCTGGTATCTGGTCTCAATCAAGGAGGACAACTTATGAGGAAGAATATCCCCACAATCGGGATTCTAGGCGTCATCAGAAGCCTTATGCTGATTCTTATAGTGACATGGATACTTTTCGTGATCATGAGATCACTTCATTTCAAGATTTTGATAAGTTTCGGGATGGCTATCGGGGTGTTGACAGCTTTCGTGATCATGAATTTGACAGGCCCTCTAGGTTTGGGGGACGAGAACGAGATGACAACTCATATGATGATTATGACTATAGGCCACGTGTTTCCCATCAGAGCAGGGACAACAGCCGTGAGAGGGATTATGAATATGGCCGACATAGTTATGATTCTGATTATGAAAGAAGTAGTCGAAGAGATGGCAATTGGAGGAGGCGCGATCGAGATCGCTTGAGTAGAGAGAGAGATCAGAGTCCACATAGAAGGCATGAGAGATCTCGATCACGATCCCATGGACGTGATGATCGTCCTAGATCAAGATCACCTCGAAGTCGAAGCCATGGACGAAGTCATCGTGAGGACAGCTATGATGATGGTCGGAATGATAAAACTGAGAAGCGAAGGGATCGTGAAGAGAAATATCAGCGGGAACATTATTCTGTG GCACCATCTGCTACTGTTGTTGTAAAGGGTCTCTCGCAAAAAACAACTGAAGAAGATCTATACCAGATTCTT GCTGAATGGGGGCCTCTTCGCCATGTTCGAGTGATCAAAGAGCGACATTCTGGAATTTCTCGTGGATTTGCTTTTATCGATTTTCCCTCTGTG GGGGCAGCAAGCACTATGATGGAGAGGATTGGTGATGATGGTCTTGTTGTTGATGGTCGGAAGCTTTTTTTTGAGTACAG TAGTAAGCCAACTGGGGGCACTGGTGGACCTTTTGGTAATGATAATGCCGCGAAGTCGGGCCATTCAGTTCATAGGGGCATCACTGTGCCTTCTGATTGGATGTGCACCATATGTGGATGTGTCAACTTTGCACGGCGAACTTCATGCTTTCAA TGTAATGAGCCACGTACAGATGATGCTCCAGCAGCTGACATATCTTTATCACATTCAACATCCTTAGGAAAGAAAGGAACTGATTCAG GTCCTACTCATGTACTGGTTGTTCGTGGGTTGGATGAAAATGCTGATGAGGAAATGCTCCGTTATGAGTTCTctaaacatgcaccaattaag GATCTTCGCCTTGTTAGAGACAAGTTCACCCATGTGTCAAGGGGGTTTGCTTTTGTTCATTTCCATTCG GTTGCTGATGCCACAAAAGCTCTAGAAGCTACAAATGGAACAACGCTTGAGAAGAACGGGCAAATCTTAAGAGTAGCATATGCAAAGAGTATCCTTGGGCCAGGATCAGGGACATCAGGAGCTTCACAGTCAAGTAGCCTTGCAGCTGCTGCGATTGAGGCAGCAGCGTTTTCTCAACAG TACGATGCTGTTGGATGGACACCGAAGGAATATAATCCAGATGACAAACAGTCTACTAGCTGGCAGGAGCAAGTTGTTGGTTCAGTTCCAGTTCAACAGGATGGTTCGGGGTTGCATTCTGGTTTTGTGTGGGATGAGGCTTCTGGTTACTACTTTGATGCTGCTTCTGGGTTTTACTATGATGGAAATACAg GTCTTTACTATGATGGTAACAGTGGGATCTGGTATTCGTATGATAACCAGTCTCAGCAGTACATACCTTGCGGTGATCAGAATGACAACAAAACACCTGGTAAGCAGTCTGAGCCTTCCAAAGGAACTGATGGTAGGAAGGTGGTAATATCTGCGCCGGCTGCTACTGTCACTTCAGTTGAGAAGGCAGCCTCTTTACCTGATGCAGTTCAAGCAGCTGCAACAGCAGCACTAGCTgcggagaagaaagaaaaggagaaagcaAAGGAGATAAAACTTGCTTCGAAAAGCAGTATCCTGGCtaataagaagaaaatgaataatGTGTTGACAATGTGGAAACAGAGGAGTCATGAAGGGCAGGCCACGCGTTTAACTCTTGATGAAAATCACTTGTCTACTTCATCTGAGGATAGACCTCTGCAATCTGGACAACATGCAAAGACCAAAGTTAAATTTGATGTGACGGGCCTGAAGGAGAGTAGTATATCAAGTTCTGGAGTCAATACAACTGCCCAAGCTGCATTGACTGGGGGTTTGGAGTCTCCAGTCAAGGCAAGGCCTGTAAGCAACAGCTCAGGGGGGACTTTAATGGGAGTAATAAGAGGCTCGGCAAGAGGCGTGGTAAAGTCTGATACTCCATACTCCGGAGCATCTGCTGGAATTTCCACTTCAGCTGTTGGAGGTGCTGAAGTTTCTTCAACCAATTCAGATATGCCCACAGTTATGACTCCCTTTAGGACTGATGCTTCTGCATTGGGTTCTTATACACCTTCAACTGTATCTGCAAGTGGTAAGAGAAGATTTTCTGAAACACCAGTGACTTCTACTACCAGCAAGGAGCAATCTCAAACTGCTTACAGAGACCGTGCGGCCGAGAGGAGGAACTTGTATGGTTCATCATCTTCCACGGGAGATGATCTGCCTGACCCTGAGCTCAGGAATTCAA ATCGAGATATGGCATTCAAAAAATTCTCCTCAGATCCAATGCCTTTCCCACCTGGTGTTGGTGGTGGACGGGGGGTTGTGTCAGATGATGTTCAAAGCTTTGAGGTGATCACAGCAGAGAAAGCAATTGATGAGAAAAATGTGGGCAACCAAATGCTCCGCAATATGGGTTGGCATGAAGGATTG ggaTTGGGGAAGGATGGAAGTGGAATGAAAGAACCAGTACAAACGCAGGCGATGGATGGTAGAGCAGGACTCGGAAGTCAGACGAAGAAGTTGGACCCTAGCCTTGAGGTGCAAGCCGGCGATAGTTACAAAACTGTGATTCATAAGAAAGCACTTGCTAGGTTTCGTGAAATGTCTTAG
- the LOC105763127 gene encoding SUPPRESSOR OF ABI3-5 isoform X5, producing the protein MDGIITALLRVFLLLLTTITGECLSTALSSSPWVGGSYDERRYLDERYSRDNVYPRSNYHRDFLERDNQPPPPAASAGIWSQSRRTTYEEEYPHNRDSRRHQKPYADSYSDMDTFRDHEITSFQDFDKFRDGYRGVDSFRDHEFDRPSRFGGRERDDNSYDDYDYRPRVSHQSRDNSRERDYEYGRHSYDSDYERSSRRDGNWRRRDRDRLSRERDQSPHRRHERSRSRSHGRDDRPRSRSPRSRSHGRSHREDSYDDGRNDKTEKRRDREEKYQREHYSVAPSATVVVKGLSQKTTEEDLYQILAEWGPLRHVRVIKERHSGISRGFAFIDFPSVGAASTMMERIGDDGLVVDGRKLFFEYSSKPTGGTGGPFGNDNAAKSGHSVHRGITVPSDWMCTICGCVNFARRTSCFQCNEPRTDDAPAADISLSHSTSLGKKGTDSGPTHVLVVRGLDENADEEMLRYEFSKHAPIKDLRLVRDKFTHVSRGFAFVHFHSVYLAFFMVADATKALEATNGTTLEKNGQILRVAYAKSILGPGSGTSGASQSSSLAAAAIEAAAFSQQYDAVGWTPKEYNPDDKQSTSWQEQVVGSVPVQQDGSGLHSGFVWDEASGYYFDAASGFYYDGNTGLYYDGNSGIWYSYDNQSQQYIPCGDQNDNKTPGKQSEPSKGTDGRKVVISAPAATVTSVEKAASLPDAVQAAATAALAAEKKEKEKAKEIKLASKSSILANKKKMNNVLTMWKQRSHEGQATRLTLDENHLSTSSEDRPLQSGQHAKTKVKFDVTGLKESSISSSGVNTTAQAALTGGLESPVKARPVSNSSGGTLMGVIRGSARGVVKSDTPYSGASAGISTSAVGGAEVSSTNSDMPTVMTPFRTDASALGSYTPSTVSASGKRRFSETPVTSTTSKEQSQTAYRDRAAERRNLYGSSSSTGDDLPDPELRNSNRDMAFKKFSSDPMPFPPGVGGGRGVVSDDVQSFEVITAEKAIDEKNVGNQMLRNMGWHEGLGLGKDGSGMKEPVQTQAMDGRAGLGSQTKKLDPSLEVQAGDSYKTVIHKKALARFREMS; encoded by the exons ATGGATGGGATAATAACAGC GCTCTTGAGGGTTTTCCTGCTGCTCTTGACCACAATTACCGGTGAGTGCTTGTCCACTGCCCTTTCATCGTCTCCATG GGTCGGTGGTTCATATGATGAGAGGAGATATCTAGATGAAAGGTACTCGAGGGATAATGTGTATCCAAGAAGTAACTACCACAGAGATTTTCTGGAGAGGGATAACCAACCCCCTCCTCCTGCTGCTTCTGCTGGTATCTGGTCTCAATCAAGGAGGACAACTTATGAGGAAGAATATCCCCACAATCGGGATTCTAGGCGTCATCAGAAGCCTTATGCTGATTCTTATAGTGACATGGATACTTTTCGTGATCATGAGATCACTTCATTTCAAGATTTTGATAAGTTTCGGGATGGCTATCGGGGTGTTGACAGCTTTCGTGATCATGAATTTGACAGGCCCTCTAGGTTTGGGGGACGAGAACGAGATGACAACTCATATGATGATTATGACTATAGGCCACGTGTTTCCCATCAGAGCAGGGACAACAGCCGTGAGAGGGATTATGAATATGGCCGACATAGTTATGATTCTGATTATGAAAGAAGTAGTCGAAGAGATGGCAATTGGAGGAGGCGCGATCGAGATCGCTTGAGTAGAGAGAGAGATCAGAGTCCACATAGAAGGCATGAGAGATCTCGATCACGATCCCATGGACGTGATGATCGTCCTAGATCAAGATCACCTCGAAGTCGAAGCCATGGACGAAGTCATCGTGAGGACAGCTATGATGATGGTCGGAATGATAAAACTGAGAAGCGAAGGGATCGTGAAGAGAAATATCAGCGGGAACATTATTCTGTG GCACCATCTGCTACTGTTGTTGTAAAGGGTCTCTCGCAAAAAACAACTGAAGAAGATCTATACCAGATTCTT GCTGAATGGGGGCCTCTTCGCCATGTTCGAGTGATCAAAGAGCGACATTCTGGAATTTCTCGTGGATTTGCTTTTATCGATTTTCCCTCTGTG GGGGCAGCAAGCACTATGATGGAGAGGATTGGTGATGATGGTCTTGTTGTTGATGGTCGGAAGCTTTTTTTTGAGTACAG TAGTAAGCCAACTGGGGGCACTGGTGGACCTTTTGGTAATGATAATGCCGCGAAGTCGGGCCATTCAGTTCATAGGGGCATCACTGTGCCTTCTGATTGGATGTGCACCATATGTGGATGTGTCAACTTTGCACGGCGAACTTCATGCTTTCAA TGTAATGAGCCACGTACAGATGATGCTCCAGCAGCTGACATATCTTTATCACATTCAACATCCTTAGGAAAGAAAGGAACTGATTCAG GTCCTACTCATGTACTGGTTGTTCGTGGGTTGGATGAAAATGCTGATGAGGAAATGCTCCGTTATGAGTTCTctaaacatgcaccaattaag GATCTTCGCCTTGTTAGAGACAAGTTCACCCATGTGTCAAGGGGGTTTGCTTTTGTTCATTTCCATTCGGTATATCTTGCTTTCTTTATG GTTGCTGATGCCACAAAAGCTCTAGAAGCTACAAATGGAACAACGCTTGAGAAGAACGGGCAAATCTTAAGAGTAGCATATGCAAAGAGTATCCTTGGGCCAGGATCAGGGACATCAGGAGCTTCACAGTCAAGTAGCCTTGCAGCTGCTGCGATTGAGGCAGCAGCGTTTTCTCAACAG TACGATGCTGTTGGATGGACACCGAAGGAATATAATCCAGATGACAAACAGTCTACTAGCTGGCAGGAGCAAGTTGTTGGTTCAGTTCCAGTTCAACAGGATGGTTCGGGGTTGCATTCTGGTTTTGTGTGGGATGAGGCTTCTGGTTACTACTTTGATGCTGCTTCTGGGTTTTACTATGATGGAAATACAg GTCTTTACTATGATGGTAACAGTGGGATCTGGTATTCGTATGATAACCAGTCTCAGCAGTACATACCTTGCGGTGATCAGAATGACAACAAAACACCTGGTAAGCAGTCTGAGCCTTCCAAAGGAACTGATGGTAGGAAGGTGGTAATATCTGCGCCGGCTGCTACTGTCACTTCAGTTGAGAAGGCAGCCTCTTTACCTGATGCAGTTCAAGCAGCTGCAACAGCAGCACTAGCTgcggagaagaaagaaaaggagaaagcaAAGGAGATAAAACTTGCTTCGAAAAGCAGTATCCTGGCtaataagaagaaaatgaataatGTGTTGACAATGTGGAAACAGAGGAGTCATGAAGGGCAGGCCACGCGTTTAACTCTTGATGAAAATCACTTGTCTACTTCATCTGAGGATAGACCTCTGCAATCTGGACAACATGCAAAGACCAAAGTTAAATTTGATGTGACGGGCCTGAAGGAGAGTAGTATATCAAGTTCTGGAGTCAATACAACTGCCCAAGCTGCATTGACTGGGGGTTTGGAGTCTCCAGTCAAGGCAAGGCCTGTAAGCAACAGCTCAGGGGGGACTTTAATGGGAGTAATAAGAGGCTCGGCAAGAGGCGTGGTAAAGTCTGATACTCCATACTCCGGAGCATCTGCTGGAATTTCCACTTCAGCTGTTGGAGGTGCTGAAGTTTCTTCAACCAATTCAGATATGCCCACAGTTATGACTCCCTTTAGGACTGATGCTTCTGCATTGGGTTCTTATACACCTTCAACTGTATCTGCAAGTGGTAAGAGAAGATTTTCTGAAACACCAGTGACTTCTACTACCAGCAAGGAGCAATCTCAAACTGCTTACAGAGACCGTGCGGCCGAGAGGAGGAACTTGTATGGTTCATCATCTTCCACGGGAGATGATCTGCCTGACCCTGAGCTCAGGAATTCAA ATCGAGATATGGCATTCAAAAAATTCTCCTCAGATCCAATGCCTTTCCCACCTGGTGTTGGTGGTGGACGGGGGGTTGTGTCAGATGATGTTCAAAGCTTTGAGGTGATCACAGCAGAGAAAGCAATTGATGAGAAAAATGTGGGCAACCAAATGCTCCGCAATATGGGTTGGCATGAAGGATTG ggaTTGGGGAAGGATGGAAGTGGAATGAAAGAACCAGTACAAACGCAGGCGATGGATGGTAGAGCAGGACTCGGAAGTCAGACGAAGAAGTTGGACCCTAGCCTTGAGGTGCAAGCCGGCGATAGTTACAAAACTGTGATTCATAAGAAAGCACTTGCTAGGTTTCGTGAAATGTCTTAG